From the Solanum pennellii chromosome 4, SPENNV200 genome, one window contains:
- the LOC114076742 gene encoding cyclin-D5-2-like yields the protein MAEEDWDDIFTNLQMSAYKKPISRRIQRFAARQFWAEEKTDIGRDNQDYVENMFRIEETIENAELTNQLSSRTTQHPWLLEARHTAIHHIVHTGGPFGVKKVTVYTAVVYVDRFLSSMPIQNERFNAAKLLGIACLYLACEQLEEDEVQPGLSDYSSSTKCCGRIITEMRNRVVEQFRGIVTFVTPIQFIKYFLSRFCRDISRKVYAKSKTIEIIMSTIGDLRLMSLRAFVVGAAAALLASNTNILTHEMIRDEINALPQNWLIPLDEVCSCYNRLLETNMHKLQINLN from the exons atggcAGAAGAAGATTGGGATGATATTTTCACAAATCTTCAAATGAGTGCATATAAAAAACCCATTTCCAGACGTATTCAACGATTCGCCGCTAGACAATTTTGGGCAGAAGAAAAAACTGATATTGGAAGAGATAATCAAGATTACGTCGAAAATATGTTTAGAATTGAAGAAACAATTGAAAATGCTGAGCTCACCAATCAACTTTCTTCAAGAACAACCCAACATCCATGGCTTCTTGAAGCTCGTCATACTGCAATTCACCACATTGTTCAT ACAGGAGGACCTTTTGGAGTGAAAAAAGTCACAGTTTATACAGCAGTGGTTTATGTCGATAGGTTTCTTTCATCAATGCCAATACAA AATGAAAGATTCAATGCAGCAAAGTTATTGGGAATTGCATGTCTATATTTAGCTTGTGAGCAATTGGAGGAAGATGAAGTTCAACCAGGTTTATCAGATTATTCGAGTTCTACGAAATGTTGTGGAAGAATCATAACGGAGATGAGAAATCGTGTTGTTGAACAATTTAGAGGGATTGTTACTTTTGTTACTCCAATTCAGTTCATCAAATATTTCTTGTCAAGATTCTGCAGAGATATTTCAAGAAAAGTGTACGCCAAATCCAAAACTATTGAAATCATTATGAGTACAATTGGAG ATTTGAGGTTAATGAGTCTTAGAGCATTTGTAGTAGGGGCAGCAGCAGCATTATTAGcatcaaatacaaatatattgaCACATGAAATGATAAGGGATGAGATCAATGCATTGCCTCAAAATTGGCTTATTCCACTT GATGAGGTGTGTTCTTGCTATAATCGTTTGTTAGAGACCAACATGCACAAACTTCAGATAAATTTGAACTGA
- the LOC107017042 gene encoding cyclin-D3-1-like → MAEEDWGDIFTNLRMSACRGRLQLFARQFFAEKIIDIGEDNEDYVENMLKEEEKIAIAGLTNTLPLRTLSLPWLPKARRTAIYNIVSFGGSLGVRKITIYAAVIYVDRFLSLVPKKRKISRIAVLLAYACLYLAFEEHEDYRGLLVSVDSRSYTESIMNLKSSVVTQFGGIVNFVTPIQFIKFFLSKLCKDFSRKEYARIKTVEVIMSTIGDVRLMSVRAFVIGAAATLLASNSNILTHEMIKDEINALPKRWLIPIDEMCSCYDSLLETNRHRLDIS, encoded by the exons TGAGTGCATGTCGAGGACGTCTTCAACTATTCGCCAGGCAATTTTTTgcagaaaaaataattgatattggAGAAGATAACGAAGATTACGTCGAAAACATGcttaaagaagaagagaaaatcgCCATTGCTGGACTCACTAACACACTTCCATTAAGAACACTCAGCCTTCCATGGCTTCCTAAAGCTCGCCGTACTGCAATCTACAACATTGTTTCC TTTGGAGGAAGTCTTGGAGTCAGAAAAATCACAATTTACGCAGCAGTAATTTACGTTGATAGGTTTCTTTCTTTAGTGCCAAAA aaACGAAAAATATCGCGGATTGCGGTGTTACTTGCATATGCATGTTTATATTTGGCTTTTGAAGAACATGAAGATTATAGAGGATTATTAGTATCTGTGGACAGTCGAAGTTATACAGAAAGCATAATGAATTTAAAGTCCAGTGTGGTTACACAATTTGGAGGGATAGTGAATTTTGTTACTCCAATTCAGTTTATCAAATTTTTCTTGTCAAAATTATGTaaagatttttcaagaaaagaGTATGCAAGAATCAAGACTGTGGAAGTCATCATGAGTACAATTGGAG ATGTGAGGTTAATGAGTGTTAGAGCATTTGTAATAGGAGCAGCAGCAACATTATTAGcatcaaattcaaatatattgacaCATGAAATGATAAAGGATGAGATTAATGCCTTGCCTAAAAGATGGCTTATTCCAATT GATGAGATGTGCTCTTGCTATGATAGTTTGCTAGAGACCAATAGGCACAGACTTGACATAAGTTGA